Proteins from a genomic interval of Callospermophilus lateralis isolate mCalLat2 chromosome 1, mCalLat2.hap1, whole genome shotgun sequence:
- the LOC143406950 gene encoding coatomer subunit zeta-2-like: protein MEVVLLEPSLYTIKAVFILDNDEPQLLAMYYDDTFPFMKEQMVFEKNVFNKTSRTESEVAFFGGMTVVYKKSIDLFLYVVGSSHENENVEKRWLLENMDGAFLVLGEIVDGSVILESDTQQVIQKVLQSAKEQIKWLLLK from the exons GAACCTTCCCTCTACACCATCAAGGCTGTTTTCATCCTAGATAATGATGAGCCACAGCTGCTGGCCATGTATTATGATGACACATTCCCATTCATGAAGGAGCAGATGGTTTTTGAGAAAAATGTCTTCAACAAGACCAGTAGGACTGAGAGTGAGGTCGCATTTTTCGGGGGCATGACTGTTGTCTACAAGAAAAGCATTGACCTCTTCCTGTATGTGGTGGGCTCATCCCATGAGAACGAGAATGTGGAGAAGCGCTGGTTGCTGGAGAACATGGATGGAGCCTTCTTGGTGCTGGGTGAGATTGTGGATGGCAGTGTGATTCTAGAGAGTGACACTCAGCAAGTGATCCAGAAA GTTCTCCAGTCTGCCAAGGAACAAATTAAATGGTTGTTACTGAAATGA